In Phyllostomus discolor isolate MPI-MPIP mPhyDis1 chromosome 2, mPhyDis1.pri.v3, whole genome shotgun sequence, the following are encoded in one genomic region:
- the ZCRB1 gene encoding zinc finger CCHC-type and RNA-binding motif-containing protein 1 isoform X1, whose protein sequence is MSGGLAPSKSTVYVSNLPFSLTNNDLYRIFSKYGKVVKVTIMKDKDTRKSKGVAFILFLDKDSAQNCTRAINNKQLFGRVIKASIAIDNGRAAEFIRRRNYFDKSKCYECGESGHLSYACPKNMLGEREPPKKKEKKKKKKIPEPEEEIDEVEESEDEGEDPALDSLSQAIAFQQAKIEEEQKKWKPSSGGPSTSDDSRRPRIKKSTYFSDEEELSD, encoded by the exons atGAGTGGTGGATTGGCCCCAAGTAAAAGCACAGTGTATGTATCCAACTTGCCCTTCTCCCTAACCAACAATGACTTATATCGG atattttctaAGTATGGCAAAGTTGTAAA GGTTACTATAATGAAAGATAAAGACACCAGGAAAAGTAAAGGTGTTgcgtttattttatttttggacaaAGACTCTGCACAAAACTGTACCAGGGCAATAAACAACAAACAG TTATTTGGTAGAGTGATAAAAGCAAGCATTGCTATTGACAATGGAAGAGCAGCTGAGTTCATTAGAAGACGAAACTACTTTGATAAATCTAAGTGTTATGAATGTGGG gaaagtggACACTTAAGTTACGCCTGTCCTAAAAATATGCTTGGAGAACGTGAACctccaaagaagaaagagaaaaagaagaaaaagaaaattcctgaACCAGAAGAAGAAAT tgacGAAGTAGAAGAAAGTGAAGATGAAGGGGAAGATCCTGCTCTTGACAGCCTCAGTCAGGCCATAGCTTTCCAG CAAGCCAAAattgaagaagaacaaaaaaaatggaaacccaGTTCAGGGGGTCCGTCAACATCTGATGATTCAAGACGCCCAAGGATAAAGAAAAGCACATATTTCAGTGATGAGGAAGAACTTAgtgattaa
- the ZCRB1 gene encoding zinc finger CCHC-type and RNA-binding motif-containing protein 1 isoform X2, which yields MKDKDTRKSKGVAFILFLDKDSAQNCTRAINNKQLFGRVIKASIAIDNGRAAEFIRRRNYFDKSKCYECGESGHLSYACPKNMLGEREPPKKKEKKKKKKIPEPEEEIDEVEESEDEGEDPALDSLSQAIAFQQAKIEEEQKKWKPSSGGPSTSDDSRRPRIKKSTYFSDEEELSD from the exons ATGAAAGATAAAGACACCAGGAAAAGTAAAGGTGTTgcgtttattttatttttggacaaAGACTCTGCACAAAACTGTACCAGGGCAATAAACAACAAACAG TTATTTGGTAGAGTGATAAAAGCAAGCATTGCTATTGACAATGGAAGAGCAGCTGAGTTCATTAGAAGACGAAACTACTTTGATAAATCTAAGTGTTATGAATGTGGG gaaagtggACACTTAAGTTACGCCTGTCCTAAAAATATGCTTGGAGAACGTGAACctccaaagaagaaagagaaaaagaagaaaaagaaaattcctgaACCAGAAGAAGAAAT tgacGAAGTAGAAGAAAGTGAAGATGAAGGGGAAGATCCTGCTCTTGACAGCCTCAGTCAGGCCATAGCTTTCCAG CAAGCCAAAattgaagaagaacaaaaaaaatggaaacccaGTTCAGGGGGTCCGTCAACATCTGATGATTCAAGACGCCCAAGGATAAAGAAAAGCACATATTTCAGTGATGAGGAAGAACTTAgtgattaa